The Fundidesulfovibrio terrae genomic sequence AGGGTTTCCACCGCCTCGATGTAGGCGGGGTGCTTGGCGCGCATGATCTCGTAGTGCTTGGGCTTGAGTTCGGTTTTCATGGGGTCTCCCGTATGGATGGGGCTGGTTGGGGTTGGCGGAATGTTCCGTCGTCCCGAGCCACGTGTTGACGGCGGCAGCGGCTTGGAGCAAACGTGAAGAACATGAGCGAAGCGTGCAGGAACTCGGAAGAACTCCTGGCCGAAATCGGCGAACTGAGGCTTAGGGCCGAAAGGCTCGAGCATGCCTGGTCCGCTGTCCGGGAGTCCGAGGAACGCTACCGCAAGCTCCTGGAGACGGTAACCGACTACGTCTACACCGTAAAGGTGGAGAACGGCAAAGCGGCCGCCACCACCCACGGCGCCGGGTGCATCCGGCTCACGGGCTACGGCGCCGCCGAATTCGCGGACGACCCCATGCTGTGGTACCGCATGGTCCACGAGGAGGACCGCGCGGCCGTGGTGGAGCAGGCCCAGCGCCTGCTGCGCGGTGAGGACTGCCCGCCCCTGGAGCACCGCATCCTGCACAAGGACGGCGGCGTCCGCTGGGTGCGCAACACGCCGGTCATCCGCCGCGACGCTTTCGGGCGGGTGGTGTTCTACGACGGCATCATCCAGGACATCACCGGAGCTAAGGACATGGAGGAGAAGGCCCATCACGCCTCGCTCCACGACCCGCTCACCGGGCTGGCCAACCGCCTGCTGCTCATGGACAGGCTCTCGCGAGTGCTGGAGTCGGCCCGGCGAGAGGGCGTCAAGGTGGCGGTGCTTTTCCTGGACCTGGACAATTTCAAGGCCGTGAACGACCGCCTGGGCCACGCAGTGGGCGACAAGGTGCTCAAGGAAGCGGCCGGGCGGGTGTCCGAGTCCGTGCGCGCCTCGGACACGGTGGCCCGCGTGGGCGGGGACGAGTTCGTGGTGGTGCTGCCCAGCCAGAAGGGCGAGTCCGGCGCGGCCGAGGTGGCCCGCAAGATCATACACACCCTGGGCCGTCCCTACGCGAGCCTGGACGGGGAGAAGGGCCCGGGCGGCAGCGTGGGCATAAGCATCTATCCCGACGACGGCCAGGATCCCTGGGAGCTCATCAACAAAGCCGACGAGGCCATGTATTTCGTGAAGAACCACATCCGTTCCAGTTTCGCGTTCCATTCCAGCCTGACCCGCCGGGCCGGCCCCGGACCCCACGATTCATGAAAGACACCGCCAGCCTTTTTCCCCCGGAATTCGGGCATGTCATGAGCTTCGGGCCCGCGGTGATCTACACCGTGGACCCCAAGACCATGCGCACCCTCACCGTGAGCGCCAACGTGCAGCGCGAACTGGGCTACACCCAGGAGGAATACCTCGCCCCTCCGGGACTGTGGCGCACCCTGCTGCACCCGTCCGACGCGCCCAGGGTGTTCGCGTCCTTCGAGCGGCTCTTCGCCACGGGCGAGCTGAGCCTGGAATACCGCCTGCGCCGCAAGGACGGACAGTGGCGGTGGGTGCGCGATTCGGTGGTCCTTCGCCGGGGACCGGACGGCGAACCGTTGGAGATAGTGGGTTGTGCCTACGACATCGAGGACCGCAAACGCCTGAAGAGGGCCCGCCAGCGCGAACAGGGCCTTTTCGAGGCCATGTTTCGCAGGCACGTGGCGATCATGCTGCTGCTGGATCCCGTGTCCCTGGAGATCCTGGACGCCAACGACGCGGCGGTGAGCTACTACGGCTGGGACGCGGACGCCCTGCGTTCCATGAATTTCCGCCAGATCTGCCAGGATGGGCCGCAATGCCACCTGGCGGTGGTGGAGCAGTGCCGGGACATCGGCTGCCGGGTGGCGGTGTGTCGCCACCTGCGGGCGAACGGCGAGATCAGCGACATGGACATCCGCATCAGCCGCATCGAGGTGGGCGAGCGCACCGTGCTGTTCGCCGTCATGAGCGACATCACCGCGAGCATGCGCGCCCAGCGCGCCCTGAAGGAGTCCGAGGCCAGGCTTCGCAGCATCACCGAAAACGCCCGCGAGGGAGTCTTCCAGTCTACCATGGAGGGGCGTTTCGTATGGGCCAACCCGGCCCTGGCCCGCATGCTCGGCTACGCCAGTCCCGAGGAGCTGGTGGCCTCCATCACAGACATCGGCAGCCAGCTCTACGCCGAACCCGGGGCGCGAGCCCGGCTGATAGCCGTGCTGCTGGAGCGGGGCTCGGTGGACCGTTACGAGATCCGCCTGCGCCACCGCGACGGCCATGGGATATGGGTCGCGGCCAACACCTGGCTCGTCCGGGAGGATGGGGGGCGCAAGCGCCTCGAAGGCGTCCTGGAGGACATCACCGCCCGCAAGAAGGCCGAGTCCGAACGCATGCTCCTGGCCACGGCCGTGGAGCAGGCCGTGGAAGGCGTGGCCATCGTCACGGGCGGCACCTGGGCCGTGGAGTACGCCAATCCGGCCTTCGGGCGCATCACGGGGCTTGAGCGCCTGGACATCCTGGGGCGGTATTTTTTCGATCTGTTCGCACATTCCAGGCCGCCCCTGCCGGCGCGCGACATCCAGCAGGCCCTGGGCGCCGGGCAGGAATGGACCGGGCCCATCAAGGACGGCAAGTCCTCCGGCCGGCCCATGTCCGCAGAGGCGGTCTTTTCGCCCATACGCGACGAATCCGGACGGGTGTGCAACGCCGTCGTGCTCCTGCGCGACGTGGCCTCCCACGACCGGCTGGAAAAACGCCTGCGCCGCGCCCAGAAGCTCGAGGCCGTGGGCACCCTGGCCGGAGGCATCGCCCACGACTTCAACAATATCCTCACTCCCATCCTGCTCAACGCCGAGGTGGGCATGCAGCTTCTGAATCCGGGCGACATCCTGCGCAGGCCTCTGGAGGAGATCCTGCAGGCCGGGGGGCGCGCCCGCCAGCTCATCAAGCAGATCCTGGTCTTCAGCCGGCGCGGCGACCTGCGCGCGGCGCGCATCGAGCTGGGCCCCATCGTCCGGGAGGCCCTGCGCCTGCTGCGGCCCGGGCTGCCCCCCGACGTGGACGCCCGCATGGACCCGGGAGAGGAGCCCCTGGAGATCCTGGCCGACCCGAGCCTGGTGCACCAAATGGTCATCAACCTGGCCGACAACGCCGTGCACTCCATGCAAGGCAAGGGGGGCACGCTCACCATCGGGCTGACCCGGCGCGAGGTGACTCCGGGGGGCGGTCCCTCGGGCCGCGCGCTCGTTCCCGGCGGCTACGCCGTGCTGAGCGTGGCCGACACCGGGCACGGCATGGACAAGGCCCTCATGGAACGCATCTTCACGCCCTTCTTCACCACCAAGCGCCCGGGCGAGGGCACGGGCATGGGCTTGTCCACGGTGCACGGCACCGTGCGGTCGCTGGGGGGAGGCGTGTTCGTGGAGAGCGAGTTGGGCAAGGGGAGCCGGTTCGAGGTGTACCTGCCCCTGGCCGGGCCGGGGCCGGCCGGCAAACTGCCCTCGGACGGGCGGCGGGTCCTGGTGGTGGACACCCAGGCGTTCTCGCGCCGGGCCCTGGCCATGACCCTGAGCGAACTCGGCTACAAGGCCACCATGATGCGCGACGCCGCCAAGGCGCTCAGCGCCTTCTCCCGGGTGGGGGACCGCTTTGACGCGGTCCTGGCCGGGGAGGATCTGCATGGCATGTCCGGGCGCTCCTTCCTGGAATCCTGCCGGGGGATGCGCCCCGGCGTCCGGCTGGTGCTGCTCACGGACCGGGACGAATCGGGAACCCTCACCGGCGGGGCGGACCTTGTGCTGCAGAAGCCGGTGAGCGCGCTCGCCCTGGCCGGAGCCCTCGCGGACCAGCCCTCCGTGGCTTCGGAGGCGCGGGAGGTCGCCGGTTCCGTCCGGGCCTGATCCGCGCGTTCCTCCTCACCAGCCGGACCGTGCGACCTCGAAGTGCGCCTTGGGGTGGTCGCAGGCCGGGCAGCGTTCCGGGGCGTTCTTGCCTACGTAGGTCCAGGCGCAGTGGCGGCAGATCCACGTGACCGGCTCCTCGCGCGCGAACACCCGCCCGGATTCGATGTTTTCGGCCAGGGCCTTGTAGCGCGCGCAATGGAACTGTTCGGCCTTGGCGATGTTCTCGAAGACCAGGGCCGCCTCGGCGAAGCCTTCGGCCCGGGCCTCGGCCGCGTAGGCCGGGTAGGTCTCGTAGCCCACCCGGGTCTCCCCGGCCACGGCCAGGGTGAGGTTTTCGAGCGTCGTGCCCACGTCGTGGGCGTGAAGCGGCATGGCCACCTCGGCGGCGAGCCCGCCCATGAGCTTGTACATGCGCCTGGCGTGGGCCCGCTCCTGCTCGGACGT encodes the following:
- a CDS encoding sensor domain-containing diguanylate cyclase, whose product is MSEACRNSEELLAEIGELRLRAERLEHAWSAVRESEERYRKLLETVTDYVYTVKVENGKAAATTHGAGCIRLTGYGAAEFADDPMLWYRMVHEEDRAAVVEQAQRLLRGEDCPPLEHRILHKDGGVRWVRNTPVIRRDAFGRVVFYDGIIQDITGAKDMEEKAHHASLHDPLTGLANRLLLMDRLSRVLESARREGVKVAVLFLDLDNFKAVNDRLGHAVGDKVLKEAAGRVSESVRASDTVARVGGDEFVVVLPSQKGESGAAEVARKIIHTLGRPYASLDGEKGPGGSVGISIYPDDGQDPWELINKADEAMYFVKNHIRSSFAFHSSLTRRAGPGPHDS
- a CDS encoding hybrid sensor histidine kinase/response regulator; amino-acid sequence: MKDTASLFPPEFGHVMSFGPAVIYTVDPKTMRTLTVSANVQRELGYTQEEYLAPPGLWRTLLHPSDAPRVFASFERLFATGELSLEYRLRRKDGQWRWVRDSVVLRRGPDGEPLEIVGCAYDIEDRKRLKRARQREQGLFEAMFRRHVAIMLLLDPVSLEILDANDAAVSYYGWDADALRSMNFRQICQDGPQCHLAVVEQCRDIGCRVAVCRHLRANGEISDMDIRISRIEVGERTVLFAVMSDITASMRAQRALKESEARLRSITENAREGVFQSTMEGRFVWANPALARMLGYASPEELVASITDIGSQLYAEPGARARLIAVLLERGSVDRYEIRLRHRDGHGIWVAANTWLVREDGGRKRLEGVLEDITARKKAESERMLLATAVEQAVEGVAIVTGGTWAVEYANPAFGRITGLERLDILGRYFFDLFAHSRPPLPARDIQQALGAGQEWTGPIKDGKSSGRPMSAEAVFSPIRDESGRVCNAVVLLRDVASHDRLEKRLRRAQKLEAVGTLAGGIAHDFNNILTPILLNAEVGMQLLNPGDILRRPLEEILQAGGRARQLIKQILVFSRRGDLRAARIELGPIVREALRLLRPGLPPDVDARMDPGEEPLEILADPSLVHQMVINLADNAVHSMQGKGGTLTIGLTRREVTPGGGPSGRALVPGGYAVLSVADTGHGMDKALMERIFTPFFTTKRPGEGTGMGLSTVHGTVRSLGGGVFVESELGKGSRFEVYLPLAGPGPAGKLPSDGRRVLVVDTQAFSRRALAMTLSELGYKATMMRDAAKALSAFSRVGDRFDAVLAGEDLHGMSGRSFLESCRGMRPGVRLVLLTDRDESGTLTGGADLVLQKPVSALALAGALADQPSVASEAREVAGSVRA
- the rbr gene encoding rubrerythrin, producing the protein MADIKGSRTERNLLAAFAGECQASVRYAFYAKKAKKDGYEQICAVFQETSEQERAHARRMYKLMGGLAAEVAMPLHAHDVGTTLENLTLAVAGETRVGYETYPAYAAEARAEGFAEAALVFENIAKAEQFHCARYKALAENIESGRVFAREEPVTWICRHCAWTYVGKNAPERCPACDHPKAHFEVARSGW